Part of the Cystobacter ferrugineus genome, GGCAGGTCCCCGAGCCCATCACGCCCAAGACCGAGAGCCAGCAGCTCGATTCCTTCAAGGCGTGGATCCAGAGCCCTGATCTCGGAAAAACGAAGGGTTAGCCCACCCTCGAAAGTCCCCGGTGGCCCCGGGAAAAGCCGGAGGAAATCAGCAGGAAACTCCGGAGCAGATGGGCCGATAATCAGTTTGTAGGCTGTTTGCTTCGCCCCCCCGATTCGGCCCCGCCAGTGGGCCACAGGAGATCACAATGGGTTCCTTGATGGGTATCGTTGGCAACGCGCAGGGCGGTATCGGTGGTCTGTCCTCGGCGCAGCAGAGCATGCTCGCGAACGCCCCCGCGGAGATGAAGCCCTTCCTCGAGGCGCAGATGAAGATGCAGAAGGAGCAGGAACTTCTCCAGCTCATCACCCAGATGATGAAGCAGATGCACGAGATGGCGATGTCCGTCATCAAGAACATCGGCGGGTAGTCTTCGCTTCTCCATCAAGCGAGCTTCTAGAACCGGCCTCGTATGGCCCTCCCGTCAGGGGGGACTCATACGGGGCCGATTCTTTTTTCGTGCCCGGAGGTCCGTGCTGGCTTCTTCCGGCTGATCCGCCCTCGCGCTCCCGGGGACCCGAAAAAATGGGTGGGGAAAATCAGCAGGAAACTCCGGAGAGCGTGGGCCGATAATCAGTTTGTAGGCTGTTTGCTTCGCCCCCCCGATTCGGCCCCGCCAGTGGGCCACAGGAGATCACAATGGGTTCCTTGATGGGTATCGTTGGCAACGCGCAGGGCGGTATCGGTGGTCTGTCCTCGGCGCAGCAGAGCATGCTCGCGAACGCCCCCGCGGAGATGAAGCCCTTCCTCGAGGCGCAGATGAAGATGCAGAAGGAGCAGGAACTTCTCCAGCTCATCACCCAGATGATGAAGCAGATGCACGAGATGGCGATGTCCGTCATCAAGAACATCGGCGGGTAGTCGCTTCTTCAGCAAGCGAGCATTTAGAACCGGCCCCGTATGGTCTCCCGTCAGGGAAGCCCATACGGGGCCGGTTCGTTTCATTTCCCCGGCGCGCCTGTCATGGGATTTTCCGTCGGGTCATCCTTCCCAATCGTGCCCTGCGGTTTCGAAATCTTTCGAAACCATATTTAAATGCGCAGGAAACTGCCGGACTCAGATTCCGATAATCTGTTTGTAGGGTCGCTGTAGGTCCCCCATCAAACAACTCAGCCCCCCAGTGGGCTGGAGGAAAACTCCATGTCTTCCATCAAGGACATCAGCAACGTTGCTCGTGGTGTCATGACGGCTCTGCCCCAGCAGCAGAATGTGTTGTCCGCAGCGCAGGCGCTGCAGACGGCCCAGGGGTTGCTCAATGAACTGGGGTCGCAGCTGGCCGGCATCGGCCAGGGGACGACCACCACCACGACGACCACGACGACGACCACCACCACGACCACGAGCACCACCGCGACGGGTGCGGCGGGGGCTCCGGGCTCGACGGATCAGCTCTTCCCCCCCAACCGCTCGATCATGGACATCTTCAACGCGGTGGTGGGGACCTCGGGTCCGTGCACGCCGTCCCGTCCTTCTCCGGGCGACTCCAGCCATCCCTCGGGCAGCCTGAAGACGAGCCCCAACGGCGTCATCACCACCCCCGGTGGCTACAAGATCGAGGCGACGAGCAAGCACGAGTGGAAGATCACCGGTCCGGACGGCAAGTCCACGCGCGTGTGGGGCGACCCGCACGTGGACGAGGGTGACGGCGGCAAGTGGGACTTCAAGCGCGACAGCACCTTCGTGCTCGGCGATGGCACCCGCATCAACGTCTCCACCGTTCCCGTGGAGAACGGCATGACGGTGACCGGCGGCCTGGAGATCATCTCCGGCAACGACCGCGTGAAGGTCACGGACATCGACAAGGGCAAGGGCAAGGTCGGCACCGTGACCCAGGACGGCTACGCGCACGCCAACAGCTTCGGCGGCAAGGACGTGTTCGTCATGGGCAAGGAGACCGACGACTGGTCCTTCCAGGGCAAGGAGGTCATCGGCAGCAACAACGGCGGTGAGTCCTTCAAGCTCGGCGGGACTCTCGCGGCCGGCAACACCCCGGTCGGCAACGGCAACACCGGCATCGTGCCGCCCAAGGCGCCCGGCTCCTCCTACCTCGACAAGCTCGGCAACCTCTTCGGCCAGCTCTCGCGCGTGTTCGAGTCGCTGAGCAAGCTCACCAAGCAGCTCCAGAACTACAACCCGTTCGAGTCGCCGCGCCCGAGCCCCCGTCCGCTCCCCTGGCTGCAGAACCGCCAGAACCAGCTTCAGACCAGCTTCGAGGACATCGGCCGCATGATGGATCGCATGATGGCCCTGGAGCAGCTGCGCGCCAGCATCAGCCAGTTCCGGCCGCGCTACTAATTTGATCTCCTCACGTTAAACTCCGAAGGCGGGAAAGTCCTCGTGGCTTCTCCCGCCTTCTTTTTTCTCCCCATTTTCTCCCCATGGGTATTTCCATGACCAATTCCCAGCAGAAGCCCGCGTCCAAAACGCTCGCCATTCCCGCGGAGGCGGGGGAGCGACTCGTCCTGGGAGAGATCTCCCCGGCGGAGTTCCTCGGCATTCCCCGGGAGCGCCTCTATGAGATCGCCACCCGCGGTCACGAACTGCTCGTCACGGGCAAGCTCAAGGATGCCCTGGAGATCTTCAAGGGGCTCGTGGCGGCCTCGCCCCATGACAGCGTCTTCCACTGCAACCTGGCGGCGGTCTACACCCAGCTCGAGCAGTACCCCGAGGCCATGGAGGAGTACACCCGGGCGATCGAGCTCAACATCGGCAACGTGGATGCCCTGGTGGGGCGCGTCGAGTTGTTCCTGCGCGACAACCGCGTCGTCGAGGCCCTCCAGGACATCAAGTCCGTGCTGAAGTACGACCCCGAGGGCAAGCGCGAGAACACCAAGCGCGCGCGCGCCATCCTGGCGTCGCTGCAGAGCGCGGCGGAGTCCGCTTCCAAGTCGTAGTCGGCCGGCCCGAGTGGAGGAGGGATGGCTCTCCCCTGTCCCTCCTCCCGGGTGCTCTCGGAGCGACTTCGGGGCTACTGGCGCCGGTAGACCGTCGCGAGCGCCGTGCCCCAGTCCGTGCGCATCACCTTCATCTTCACGAAGGCGAACGCCGGGGTCTTGATGGTCTGCCCCGCGAGGATGACCCGCGCGCCGGGGCGCAGCTCCTCGAGCTTGTGGGTGAGCTTCTCCATCGTCTCCTGCCCGTAGCACGTGCCGTGCGCGAACAGCACGTCGGCGACCGAGAGATCCTGCTCGAGGAAGTCCCCGTCGATGAACTCGATGCGCTGCTGCGCGTACTCGGCGGGCAGTTGGGGCCGCACCTCGGCGTCGTAGCGGGCGAGCACCTTTCGCGCCGCGTCTCCCAGTCCCGGGAACAGCTCGATGCCCACCACCCGGCTGAAGGGGAAGGTGAGGGCCGCGAGGAGGGTGGCCTTGCCCGTTCCCGAGCCGAGATCGAAGAAGACCTCCCCGGCCTGGGGCGCGGCCTCGTTGAGCACGTCAAGGAAGGCGGGGGCCACCACCTCGCCATAGGTGGTTCCCGCTTCCTGCAGGCCCGTGCGTTCCTTCTCGTGCCGGGCGATGTCGTAGCCGGAGAAGCCAGAGTAGAGCTGCTCGAAGATCTCCTGGGCGCGCGCGATGTCCATGCGCGCCATCCTAGACCGACCGGCCGCCGCGTCGAGGAGGCTTCCGCCCGCTCGCGCGGGCGTAGTATGGTCCCGATCGCCTGTCTTTCCGGACTGCACCCACATGGCGAACTCCGACTCCCAGAAACCCGACCTGCTCGTGAATGCCATGCAGGCCTTCCTTCTGTACGAGCAGGGGCGGTACGACGAGGCCCGCGTCCTCTTCGAGGAACTGGCGGAGCGGGATGCGTCGGAGGGGTATTACCGCACGGCGCTCGGGGCCATTTCCCTGGCGATGGATGGCTTCGACAAGGCGCTGGAGTATTTCAACCAGGCCTTGCAGCTCAACCCCGAGGACACGGCCGCGCTCATCAACCGCGGCGAGGTGCACCTGCGCCTGGGCAACACCCTGGAGGCGGCGCGCGACTTCTCGCGCGTGGTGGAGTTGGATCCCGACAACGAGGATCCCCTCACCGAGCGGGCGCGGGTGCTGGCCGACGCGGCGTGGCAGAGCGCGGAAGATGCCCAGCGGGACCTGGGCGAGGTCCAGGAAGGGTAGGGCCTCGTTTCACGCTCGTCCGCTCCGGGACGGGCCGAGCATGACGGGCCCCTGTTAGGGGGGAGGCTTGGGAAAGGGACGGCGTCTCGCTAGTATCGCGGGCCGCATGTCCGCCCAGAGCAACGGCTTTCTCTCCAAATACTCCGACATCGTCCTCGCAGTCGTGGTGGTGGCCATCATCGGGATGCTCATCGTCCCGATGCCCACATTGCTGCTGGACGTGCTGCTCACCCTGAACATCAGCATCTCCGTGGTGCTGTTGCTCATCTCCCTCTACGTGCCGCAGGCGCTGCGGTTGTCGGTGTTCCCGACCCTGTTGCTCATCACCACGATGTTCCGTCTGGCGCTCACCGTCTCCACGACGCGCCTCATCCTGCTGACGGGAGACCCGGGAGAAGTGGTCGAGGCGTTCGGCCACTTCGTGGTCCAGGGCAACATGATCGTGGGTCTGGTCATCTTCGTCATCCTCGTCATCGTGAACTTCATCGTCATCTCCAAGGGCAGCGAGCGCGTGGCGGAAGTGGCCGCGCGCTTCACCCTGGACGCGATGCCCGGCAAGCAGATGTCCATCGACGCGGACATGCGCGCGGGCGCCATCGATCAGGAGGATGGCAAGCGCAAGCGCCGCGACCTGGAGCGCGAGAGCCAGTTGTTCGGCGCCATGGACGGCGCGATGAAGTTCGTCAAGGGCGACGCCATCGCCAGCATCATCATCACCGTCATCAACATCGTGGGCGGCCTCGTCATCGGCGTGATGCAGAAGGGCATGGACGTGGCGAGCGCGGCGGCCAAGTACACGCTGCTCACCATCGGTGACGGTCTGGTCGGCATGATTCCCGCCATCCTCATCTCCACCTGCGCCGGTATCATCGTGACGCGCGTGGGCGGCGACGAGGAAGGCCAGCACCTCGGCCATGACGTGGGCAGCCAGCTCACCGCCTACCCCAAGGCCATCGCCATCGCCGCCGCCATGCTCTGCGTGCTCGGCCTCATCCCGGGTCTGCCCAAGATTCCCTTCTTCATCCTCGGCGGGCTCGCCGGCTACGCCTCCTGGAACATGATGAAGAAGGAGAAGGCGGTGGCGGCGGGCGAGGACACCGGCGGCATCGCGCTCGCGGGAGGAGAGGCGGCCCCCGGAGAGACGCCGGCCGCCGTCGAGCCCGCGCCCAAGGAGCCCATCAACCCGGACTCCGAGCTCTTCATCCCCGTCGTCACCCCCATCGTGCTGGAGGTGTCCGACGCGCTGGTGCCCTACGTGGACTCGCGTCAGGACAACGGCAAGTTCCTCTTCGAGCTCATCCCCTTCATGCGCGATGGTCTCTTCGTGGAACTGGGCGTGCGCTTCCCCGGTGTGCGCGCCCGCGGCAACCCGAACCTGTCGCCCGGCTCCTACCAGATTCAAATCAACGAGGTGCCCGTGGTGACGGGACAGGCCACCATCGGCCACGTGCTCGTCAATGACACGGTGGAGCGTCTCAAGCTCATGAGCATCCAGGGCTTCGAGGCGATCAACCCCGCCACCCGTCAGCCGGCGGCGTGGGTGCCCGAGGAGCACAAGGAGACGCTGGAGGCCGCGGGGCTCACCACCTGGGACGTGCCCGGCTACATCATCCTCCACCTGGCGGCCGTGCTGCGCCGCCAGGCGCGCGAGTTCATCGGCGTGCAGGAAACGCAGTCCATGTTGGATCAGCTCGAGAAGGCCTTCCCCGCCATCGTCAAGGAGGTGGTGCCCAAGGTCATCAACGTGCTCAAGCTCACCGACATCCTCGCCCGGCTCGTGGAGGAGGAGATCTCCGTGCGCGACATGCGCAGCATCCTCCAGTCGCTCGCCGAGTTCGGCCAGGTGGAGGCCGACAACGTGATGCTCACCGAGCACGTGCGCGCGAGCCTGCGGCGCTACGTGTCCCACAAGTTCGCGCGCGGCACCGGCACCCTCGTGGTCTACCTGTTGGATCCGCAGATCGAGGAGGCCATCCGCAACTCCATCAAGCGCACCTCCGCGGGCACCCACCTGGCCCTGGAGCCGGACATCGCCCAGGAAATCGTCCAGGCCGTCAAGGCCGAGTGCGGACACCTGCCGCCCAGCGCCCAGCGGCCCATCATCCTCACCGCGATGGACATCCGGCGCTACGTGCGCAAGCTGCTCGAGTACGAGTTCAACCCGCCGTTCTCCGTCGTCAGCTTCCAGGAGCTGTCCCCGGACCTCAACATCCAGCCCGTGGCCCGTATCTCCACGCGCTGAGTGTCCCCGGCGGGGGCCCGCCTCGCGGGAGGCGCGCCCCTGTCTCCCGGGCCGCGCTCGCGGGCGGCCCCTGGCGCGACTTCAGGCGGCCAGCAGGACGATCAACACGCCCAGAGCCACCGCGCCGAACACGCCCAGCACGATCACCGGGATGTAGCGCTTGATGCCCTGCTCGGGTGGCGCGCTCTCCTCCTCCGGGGCTTCTTCCTCCTCGGCCTCGGGGGCAGGGGGCTCTTCTTCCGCGGGCTTCTCCTCCTCCTCGGGGGCGGGAGGCTCCTCTTCCGCGGGCTTCTCCTCCTCCGCGGCCGCTTCCGGCTGCTCGGGAGCTGGCTCCGGCTCCGGTTCCGGCTCTGGAGCCGACTCCTCCTTCTTCTCCACGGCGGGGGCGCGCTTGCGCGGCGCGGGCAAGAACGGCGTCTCGCTGGTGGACTCTCCCGCGCCCACGGACACGTCCTCCAGGAGCGGCTCGGCCTGCTCCTCGGGGGCCTCGGACTTGCAGACGTAGACGAAGCGGACGCCACCCACCTCCAGCTCGTCCCCGTCCCGCAGCAGCTTGCGCGACACGCGCTTGCGGTTGATCTTGATGCCGTTGCGGCTGCCCAGGTCCTCCACGTGCGTGCCGGACCAGTCGCGCCGCACCTTCACGTGCCGGCGGGAGATGAGATCGTCGCGGAAGACGATGTCCGCGGAGTCGTCCCGGCCGATGACGAACTCCTTCGCGTCGGCGATCTCCAGGCGCTCGCCCGCGCGCGGGCCGTTCATCACGCGCAGGTAGCGCTCCTCGCTGCCGGCGAGGCCCCGCATCACGTCCTTCACCAGGTTGCGGGCGACGAAGGACGTCTTCTGCGAGTCCACGTCGTGCGGCAGATCCATCACCTTGTCGAAGCGCACGTCGAACTGGGCGATGGCGATGACGTCTCCATTGCGCAGCAGCCGCTTCTCGCCCTTGGGCAGCGGCTTGCCATTCACCTGGGTGCCGAAGGCGCTGCCCAGGTCCTCCAGGAAGAAGAGGTTGCCCTCCTGGGTGATGCGGGCGTGGTTGCGCGACACGGCCTGCTGCGCCAACACCACCTGGCAGGACTTGTCCCGTCCCAGGGTGATGACGGGCTCGTCGAGGACGTGCTCGGTGGCATTGCCACCGGCTTCACTGCTCTGCTTGACCGTAAGCCTGACGCTCATCGCAGCGGGGAAGGGGAAGGGCGAGGATGGAGAGCGCGGACGCTAGTACGACTGCGCACTGAGGAACTTCTCGCACGTCTGCATCTCGGCGGGAAACTCGTCCAGCGCCCCATACTTGAGGAAGTTCTTGCAGGCAATCTCCGCCGACTCGCGCTTCTGGCCCTCGGAGTAGAGCTGGAACAGGCCGTAGTGACAGGGAGCGAACTTGCCATCCAGCTTCAGACAGTCCTTGTAGGCGCGCTCCTCCTCGGAGAGCAGCCCCTGGCTCTTGTACTTGCGCGCGAGCTCGAAGAGCGCACCCGGGGTGTTTTCCGCCCGCTGCGTGTCACGGAACTCCTTGAGGGCCGAGTCCGTCAGGGCCGCCTTGCGCTGGGCGATGCTCAGGTTGTTGAGGCACTGCGCGTGGTCGTTCCTGAGCGCCACGCAGCTCCCGAAGGACTGTCGGGCCTCCTCGAAGCGGCTGAGTTCCATGAGGATGGCGCCCAGGTCGTTCCACCAGTCCGGGTTGAGGCTGGGGGCGAGCCGCACCGCCTCGCCCATCTCCTCCACGGCCTTGGTCTTGTCGTCCATCTGGTAGTACACGAGCCCCAGGTCGTGGTGCACCTGGGCCACGTTGGGATCCACCGCCAGCAGGGTGAGGAAGACCTTCTCCGCCTTGTCCAGCTTCTTCATGTTGAAGAAGGTGAGCCCCAGGTTGTACCGGGCCTCGAGGTAGTCCGGGTTCACCTTGAGCGCGCGCTGGAAGCTGTCGTGTGCCTTCCCGTAGTCGCCCGCGTCCAGGTAGATCTTCCCCAGGTTCATGTGCGCGTTGGCCTGGTCCTGGTTGTAGCGGATGGCCTTGATGAACCACTCCTTGGCCTGCTTCTTGTTCTCCCTGCACAGGGCGACGAGGCCCTTGTTGGTCCACAGGTCCGCGTACTGGGGGGCGAACTCCAGGCCCAGGTCGCAGTACACCTCCGCCTGCTTGCAGTTGCCCTTGTCGAGCTCGTGCACGCACAGCTCGTTGTTGATGAGCGCGCGGTCCGACGGTGGCGGGGTGTTGATGCACCCGGAGACGAGGAACAGCGGCAGGGCGAGCATGGGGCGGAGAGAACGCATGGCGGCGCGAGTGTAGGAGACGCGCCCCCAGGGGATCAACGTCCACTCCCATGACGCGATGCTCGCGGATTCATGGGGGGACCACCAAGGGGGGGCGTTACAGTACGCGCCCATGCGCTCGCTTCTCCTCTCCCTCGCCCTGCTGGCCGCCCTCCTCGCCGCGGCTCCCGCACACGCCCAGTTCGCCAACCGCAGCCTGGGCCTGTCGGCGGGCTACATGAACTTCAACAACACGCAGAGTCTCTCCGAGACCTTCTTCATCGGCTTCGACGCCAGCCTCTACATCGAGAGCGGCTTCGAGGTGGTGTCCCTCACCAAGCTCACCTTCCCCTACGATCCCATCAGCGAGCAGCGCGTGGTGGGCATCGCGCCGTCCCTGGGCGTGCGCTACCTCTTCCTGGAGGAGTCCATCCGCCCCTACCTCGGCGCGGACCTGAGCTACCTGCACGTCTTCAAGCCGGCGGGAGACTCCAACTATGTCGGCCTGGGGCCCAACGCCGGCCTGGACTTCTTCGTCTCCGACTCCATCAGCCTGGGTGTGCGGGCCCAGTACAACTTCTACCTGGCGCTCAACGAGCGGTTGCAGACCTCGCTCATCCTCTCCGGGGGCACGGCCGTCTACTTCTAGGCCGCCACCGCGCGCCCACGCACCGTGGGTGCTCCCGCCGAAGCGGGCAGCAGGGCCGCGGCGACCAGCAGGGTCCACTTCTCGTCCGAGAGGTGGGCCGGCTTCTCCATGGCCAGCAGCTCCTGGAGCTTCGTGCCGAGCGCGGAGAACAGCCGCAGGCGTGCCTCCATGCTCAGCTCCTCGCGCCGCAGCACCGCCGAGAGCACCGCTTCACGCGCCTCGGTGCCCAGGCGCTTCACCCGCGAGACGAACAGCGGATCCGCCAGGAGCCCCTGGCCGGCCGGGACGCCGATGGCCGAGGGCAGCTTGAGCCGGCGCTCACGCACCACCAGTGTGCCCGCCAGCATGTCCCCCAGCCGCTGGTGCGAGCCCGACAGCAGCGCCGTCACACCCCCCACCAGGTAGAACAGGGGCAGCCGGTCCACGGGCCGCGCCAGATTGCGCAGCGCGGCATGGTGGAAGCCGATGCGCACCCCGCTGCGCTGGATGACGCGCAGCCCCAGCAGCTTCTTGCCCACCGTCTGCCCGCTCCAGACCGACTCCAGGGTGATGCCGTAGCCCCAGTCCACCAGGAAGTAGAGGACGATGCCCAGGGCGCTGGCGAAGCCGGGGAACGCCGCCATCCCCATGCTCAACCCCATGAGCAGCGCGCTCGTGCCCACCATCACCAGCACCGAGTCCACCAGCCACGCGAGGAAGCGCGAGTAGAGGCCCGCGAGCGTGAAGCGGAACTCCACGTACTCGGGCGTGAGCACGGTGTGGATGCCGTCGAGGAGGGGGGCGGGCGTGTCCGTCACGCCCGCGAGGCTACCGCACGCGCTAGGGGGCGCGGAACTGGGCCTTGCCGTCCACGGTCTTGCCGGCGCTCACCCCAGGGAGGATGTCCTCCTGCGTCTGCCCATCCATCGACGTCACCCGCACCTTGATTTCCCCCGAGCCCAGGCCCTTGGCGTCCACGAAGTAGTTGTAGCTCTCGCGGGGGAGTGACACCCAGGCGCCGTTCTTCCAGGCCTCGAGCTTCACCACGGGCAGCAGGTGGTTGCGCACCTGGATGGCCGTCCACCAGGGGTTGCTGCCGTCCTTGAAGTGGTAGCGCAGGGGGCCTGGCGTGTTGCACGTCACCAGGCGCCAGCGCACCGGCACGCGGCCATCCACCGGGTTGGCGATCTTCGCGAACGCCGAGCGGCTGAGATCCAGGTGCCCGCTGGTGGGGCAGTCCGGGCACGAGTCCACGATGCGCACGCGCAGGGTGCCCAGCGGTCCCTCCACCTCCGCGCACGCTCCGCACATCGCGCTGTTGCGATACTGGCCGATGTTGATCGCCGCCACGTCCAGGTCGTTCGGGCTCGCGTCGAAGCTGCAGTTGCCCGCGCCCGTCGCGTCATAGAAGGTGATGAGTCCGCTCTGATAATCGCCCAGGGGGAGGAGCGGGCCGCCGGAGCTCGTGTCGCCACAGCCCGCCAACAGGAACAACAGGGGGGCCGCGAGCCAA contains:
- a CDS encoding DUF1521 domain-containing protein; translation: MSSIKDISNVARGVMTALPQQQNVLSAAQALQTAQGLLNELGSQLAGIGQGTTTTTTTTTTTTTTTTSTTATGAAGAPGSTDQLFPPNRSIMDIFNAVVGTSGPCTPSRPSPGDSSHPSGSLKTSPNGVITTPGGYKIEATSKHEWKITGPDGKSTRVWGDPHVDEGDGGKWDFKRDSTFVLGDGTRINVSTVPVENGMTVTGGLEIISGNDRVKVTDIDKGKGKVGTVTQDGYAHANSFGGKDVFVMGKETDDWSFQGKEVIGSNNGGESFKLGGTLAAGNTPVGNGNTGIVPPKAPGSSYLDKLGNLFGQLSRVFESLSKLTKQLQNYNPFESPRPSPRPLPWLQNRQNQLQTSFEDIGRMMDRMMALEQLRASISQFRPRY
- a CDS encoding tetratricopeptide repeat protein, with amino-acid sequence MTNSQQKPASKTLAIPAEAGERLVLGEISPAEFLGIPRERLYEIATRGHELLVTGKLKDALEIFKGLVAASPHDSVFHCNLAAVYTQLEQYPEAMEEYTRAIELNIGNVDALVGRVELFLRDNRVVEALQDIKSVLKYDPEGKRENTKRARAILASLQSAAESASKS
- a CDS encoding SAM-dependent methyltransferase; translated protein: MDIARAQEIFEQLYSGFSGYDIARHEKERTGLQEAGTTYGEVVAPAFLDVLNEAAPQAGEVFFDLGSGTGKATLLAALTFPFSRVVGIELFPGLGDAARKVLARYDAEVRPQLPAEYAQQRIEFIDGDFLEQDLSVADVLFAHGTCYGQETMEKLTHKLEELRPGARVILAGQTIKTPAFAFVKMKVMRTDWGTALATVYRRQ
- a CDS encoding tetratricopeptide repeat protein; this encodes MANSDSQKPDLLVNAMQAFLLYEQGRYDEARVLFEELAERDASEGYYRTALGAISLAMDGFDKALEYFNQALQLNPEDTAALINRGEVHLRLGNTLEAARDFSRVVELDPDNEDPLTERARVLADAAWQSAEDAQRDLGEVQEG
- the sctV gene encoding type III secretion system export apparatus subunit SctV, whose amino-acid sequence is MSAQSNGFLSKYSDIVLAVVVVAIIGMLIVPMPTLLLDVLLTLNISISVVLLLISLYVPQALRLSVFPTLLLITTMFRLALTVSTTRLILLTGDPGEVVEAFGHFVVQGNMIVGLVIFVILVIVNFIVISKGSERVAEVAARFTLDAMPGKQMSIDADMRAGAIDQEDGKRKRRDLERESQLFGAMDGAMKFVKGDAIASIIITVINIVGGLVIGVMQKGMDVASAAAKYTLLTIGDGLVGMIPAILISTCAGIIVTRVGGDEEGQHLGHDVGSQLTAYPKAIAIAAAMLCVLGLIPGLPKIPFFILGGLAGYASWNMMKKEKAVAAGEDTGGIALAGGEAAPGETPAAVEPAPKEPINPDSELFIPVVTPIVLEVSDALVPYVDSRQDNGKFLFELIPFMRDGLFVELGVRFPGVRARGNPNLSPGSYQIQINEVPVVTGQATIGHVLVNDTVERLKLMSIQGFEAINPATRQPAAWVPEEHKETLEAAGLTTWDVPGYIILHLAAVLRRQAREFIGVQETQSMLDQLEKAFPAIVKEVVPKVINVLKLTDILARLVEEEISVRDMRSILQSLAEFGQVEADNVMLTEHVRASLRRYVSHKFARGTGTLVVYLLDPQIEEAIRNSIKRTSAGTHLALEPDIAQEIVQAVKAECGHLPPSAQRPIILTAMDIRRYVRKLLEYEFNPPFSVVSFQELSPDLNIQPVARISTR
- a CDS encoding FHA domain-containing protein, which encodes MSVRLTVKQSSEAGGNATEHVLDEPVITLGRDKSCQVVLAQQAVSRNHARITQEGNLFFLEDLGSAFGTQVNGKPLPKGEKRLLRNGDVIAIAQFDVRFDKVMDLPHDVDSQKTSFVARNLVKDVMRGLAGSEERYLRVMNGPRAGERLEIADAKEFVIGRDDSADIVFRDDLISRRHVKVRRDWSGTHVEDLGSRNGIKINRKRVSRKLLRDGDELEVGGVRFVYVCKSEAPEEQAEPLLEDVSVGAGESTSETPFLPAPRKRAPAVEKKEESAPEPEPEPEPAPEQPEAAAEEEKPAEEEPPAPEEEEKPAEEEPPAPEAEEEEAPEEESAPPEQGIKRYIPVIVLGVFGAVALGVLIVLLAA
- a CDS encoding tetratricopeptide repeat protein codes for the protein MRSLRPMLALPLFLVSGCINTPPPSDRALINNELCVHELDKGNCKQAEVYCDLGLEFAPQYADLWTNKGLVALCRENKKQAKEWFIKAIRYNQDQANAHMNLGKIYLDAGDYGKAHDSFQRALKVNPDYLEARYNLGLTFFNMKKLDKAEKVFLTLLAVDPNVAQVHHDLGLVYYQMDDKTKAVEEMGEAVRLAPSLNPDWWNDLGAILMELSRFEEARQSFGSCVALRNDHAQCLNNLSIAQRKAALTDSALKEFRDTQRAENTPGALFELARKYKSQGLLSEEERAYKDCLKLDGKFAPCHYGLFQLYSEGQKRESAEIACKNFLKYGALDEFPAEMQTCEKFLSAQSY
- a CDS encoding outer membrane beta-barrel protein encodes the protein MRSLLLSLALLAALLAAAPAHAQFANRSLGLSAGYMNFNNTQSLSETFFIGFDASLYIESGFEVVSLTKLTFPYDPISEQRVVGIAPSLGVRYLFLEESIRPYLGADLSYLHVFKPAGDSNYVGLGPNAGLDFFVSDSISLGVRAQYNFYLALNERLQTSLILSGGTAVYF
- a CDS encoding RDD family protein, whose amino-acid sequence is MTDTPAPLLDGIHTVLTPEYVEFRFTLAGLYSRFLAWLVDSVLVMVGTSALLMGLSMGMAAFPGFASALGIVLYFLVDWGYGITLESVWSGQTVGKKLLGLRVIQRSGVRIGFHHAALRNLARPVDRLPLFYLVGGVTALLSGSHQRLGDMLAGTLVVRERRLKLPSAIGVPAGQGLLADPLFVSRVKRLGTEAREAVLSAVLRREELSMEARLRLFSALGTKLQELLAMEKPAHLSDEKWTLLVAAALLPASAGAPTVRGRAVAA
- a CDS encoding expansin EXLX1 family cellulose-binding protein, whose amino-acid sequence is MHTERLVPGRWLAAPLLFLLAGCGDTSSGGPLLPLGDYQSGLITFYDATGAGNCSFDASPNDLDVAAINIGQYRNSAMCGACAEVEGPLGTLRVRIVDSCPDCPTSGHLDLSRSAFAKIANPVDGRVPVRWRLVTCNTPGPLRYHFKDGSNPWWTAIQVRNHLLPVVKLEAWKNGAWVSLPRESYNYFVDAKGLGSGEIKVRVTSMDGQTQEDILPGVSAGKTVDGKAQFRAP